The following are encoded together in the Neospora caninum Liverpool complete genome, chromosome IV genome:
- a CDS encoding putative patched transmembrane domain-containing protein, giving the protein MKYCGNTRKRSGGDEGGNYYCHGNKGERRDVGQDDVEEGEMSESEKCRVETPETPTRAGNDEKPDPPRISREPSRTFKSIISPLGGIGKKLSELKKRSSDAMDRAFSRHALLVYHHAWHFIVISTLLTAIMSLGIVFRKHENDMYKLYSYSGAPSNAVKTQLLKHFAPVRTTYIVAFSREDHITPESLQGLSDIDQKVRNLTVVRDDVTVDEFGDPLARQRDFNPQTFPKLITFQDLCARDSWGDCNVISVLDLYTSPRVWGRPIVSREWPVVVNVRTKKAYRADAMLGNMTVVEKPQGNGFVHIIRNATAFGIRYDFVGEHGWQHYSAAFEKSIEQLVENSEIPGMRLSLKTERSISDELSRSSEMGEWEMILLTLAVFAVLFYTVIVNTTFSYRTKSLPGLMGVASTLMGYAGGAGFIYFCGLHHTPPAEATPFLVLGIGVDNAFVLINSYSLTFLIPDPKERIRHTTRDAGLSITCTTMTSVMALIIGAASPYESIAMFCIITAFCLFWGYVMSLTFFLGWLVLDCRREVAHVKRKTLARKDAEREEGSISDDEGEMTKGEFHREEEGYTKENLPLEDDEDSDNHVLLKKRTTAKSPQSIPWESKGYEDVLLALELDGKKEEKQTKHLSQVEADGRKQKDGHEPSGVSFIPQSKEGHTLGAAFKDCHPRFQVDKRKHTSSLHLKDKDIRNDDSVSSVSHTPFLQTRFQDGRRTQHGEDEGEEGRGQLSVDAGKREKHPEEEQSLQNFSASLALKKNGDYDQVLSPDFTPNFRPPSSSSSCSSTVGPASEISFKENPADQAALLERFRKMSTFGLVSLMVFRTDHQQALKKVKKKRAATQKRKNGPTSGSPEPERMARFNRRDESLWPENSKSDKIKMMWRRIQRAFCWRSQGVETQATTLLAESDVVPRETKVDKTLEFPTPLTRGSSLHPGDEMNEHEREPVEVDSDPDQVIRGAVQVLLPDPSMPPDPSGNWAETASANGGGRCQGEKYITINDDELEEFLDRHVKEPKGNVGRLGRAFLTTYYCRWLASGWIQALITVGFALVCGISIYGFTLIEPGITVDEICPKDSYLRVFFDVRSTYFSTLGEEITVFFADPERWESKAVQDKLIDVHESIYLSHHAVAVHNGMYEFLKYKQNELVDGDKSVFTKTMPHMENTSVLYGWLEETRTILNEARDFFHGQAFTPLAILWESDPQILGCTISNLFYALVAIVLMTVLLIPNFLSMVIVAVTVFFVDMALFGFMAIWGLRLNMLTMVILLLAIGYSVDSTTHVLNAFTHCCGQTRRDRMKETMVLMGNAIANGMFSTLLAVFFLMGSDKFVLAVFFKMMILVLTFSFGFGFIFLPVVLLYAGPMPTNESIVQFVDTRAVKKTSRASLRALANRTGGAINTRRPSGTPGGFASSRLSSLIDRRLYNRRSGNPESPSPDRNQEYPNCRFDRGEEANTGNADCSPHAHRSASAPPATVNAALRG; this is encoded by the exons ATGAAGTATTGCGGGAATACCCGAAAAAGAAGTGGCGGAGATGAAGGTGGGAACTATTACTGCCacggaaacaaaggagagagaagagacgtggGTCAGGACGacgtggaagaaggcgaaatgTCGGAATCAGAGAAATGCCGTGTCGAAACTCCAGAAACCCCTACGCGAGCAGGAAATGACGAGAAGCCAGACCCGCCCCGTATCTCTCGGGAGCCTTCACGGACCTTCAAAAGTATCATTTCCCCTCTCGGAGGAATCGGGAAGAAACTCTCCGAGTTGAAGAAACGTTCGTCAGATGCAATGGACAGGGCATTCAGTCGGCACGCTTTGTTGGTTTACCATCATGCGTGGCATTTTATTGTAATCTCTACACTTTTAACTGCGATCATGTCTCTCGGTATTGTCTTCCGCAAGCACGAAAACGATATGTACAAGCTCTATAGTTACTCAGGCGCTCCCAGCAACGCAGTGAAAACCCAACTCCTCAAACACTTTGCACCTGTGCGCACAACCTACATAGTGGCTTTCAGTCGGGAGGACCATATAACACCCGAGAGCCTCCAGGGACTGAGTGACATTGACCAGAAAGTGCGAAATCTCACCGTGGTTCGTGACGACGTGACTGTGGATGAATTTGGCGACCCCCtggcgagacagcgggacTTCAATCCGCAAACATTTCCAAAATTGATCACGTTTCAAGACCTGTGCGCACGCGATTCATGGGGCGACTGCAATGTTATCTCCGTTCTAGATCTTTATACCTCTCCGCGCGTCTGGGGGCGCCCGATTGTGTCTCGAGAATGGCCCGTGGTTGTCAATGTCAGGACCAAAAAGGCGTATCGCGCAGATGCAATGCTTGGCAACATGACTGTGGTGGAGAAGCCTCAGGGAAACGGCTTCGTCCACATCATTAGGAACGCCACGGCGTTCGGAATACGATACGATTTCGTCGGGGAACACGGGTGGCAACATTATAGTGCGGCTTTCGAGAAAAGCATTGAGCAACTGGTGGAGAATTCAGAGATTCCCGGAATGAGGCTCTCTCTGAAAACCGAGAGATCGATCAGTGACGAGTTGAGTAGGTCCTCAGAAATGGGAGAATGGGAGATGATTCTATTGACCCTTGCCGTCTTTGCCGTCCTTTTTTACACCGTGATCGTGAACACAACCTTTAGTTACCGAACCAAAAGTTTACCTGGTCTCATGGGAGTCGCCTCGACATTAATGGGATATGCAGGCGGGGCGGGATTCATCTATTTCTGCGGCTTACACCATACACCTCCCGCTGAGGCAACACCCTTCCTTGTCCTAGGTATCGGGGTTGACAACGCTTTCGTGCTCATAAATTCCTACAGCCTCACGTTTCTAATCCCTGAtccgaaagagagaatccGCCACACCACAAGGGACGCAGGTTTATCCATCACGTGTACAACAATGACGAGTGTAATGGCCCTGATTATAGGGGCGGCATCACCATACGAAAGTATTGCCATGTTTTGTATTATTACCGCGTTCTGTTTATTCTGGGGGTATGTGATGTCTCTAACATTCTTTCTTGGCTGGCTAGTTTTGGACTGCCGCAGAGAAGTAGCGCAcgtgaagaggaaaacacttgcgaggaaggacgccgaacgagaggaaggaagcatATCTGATGACGAGGGAGAAATGACCAAAGGGGAGTttcacagagaggaagaaggataTACGAAAGAGAATCTCCCTCTCGAGGATGATGAAGACAGTGACAATCATGTCCTGCTGAAGAAGCGTACGACAGCAAAGTCGCCTCAGTCGATTCCCTGGGAATCCAAAGGGTATGAAGATGTTCTTCTGGCTCTGGAGTTGGACGgcaaaaaagaggagaagcagacgaaacATCTTTCACAGGTAGAAGCAGACgggcgaaaacagaaagatGGACATGAACCGAGTGGCGTTTCATTCATCCCGCAGTCCAAGGAAGGACACACACTGGGGGCCGCGTTCAAGGACTGCCATCCGAGATTTCAAGTCGATAAACGAAAACACACTTCCTCGCTTCACCTGAAAGATAAGGATATTCGGAATGAcgactctgtctcctcagtcTCGCATACACCTTTTCTGCAGACTCGGTTCCAAGATGGAAGAAGAACTCAACACGGAGAAGatgagggagaggaagggcgaggaCAACTGTCTGTCGACgccggaaaacgagaaaaacacccagaggaagaacagagccTTCAAAatttctctgcctccttggCTCtcaagaaaaacggagattATGACCAGGTTCTAAGTCCAGATTTCACCCCTAATTTTCGCCCtccttcatcgtcttcgtcttgttcTTCCACAGTAGGACCTGCAAGTGAAATATCATTCAAAGAGAACCCAGCAGACCAGGCTGCGCTTCTAGAGCGATTCCGAAAGATGTCCACATTTGGTCTGGTGTCTTTGATGGTCTTCCGAACAGACCATCAGCAGGCACTGaaaaaggtgaagaagaagagagctgcaacgcagaaaaggaaaaacggcCCTACTTCCGGTTCGCCTGAACCAGAGAGAATGGCCAGATTCAACAGACGCGATGAATCCCTGTGGCCAGAGAACTCGAAATCTGACAAGATCAAAATGATGTGGAGGAGAATACAAAGAGCATTTTGCTGGCGGTCGCAGGGAGTAGAAACACAGGCAACTACATTGcttgcagagagcgacgtcGTGCcacgagaaacgaaagtCGACAAGACTCTCGAATTCCCCACGCCCCTCACGAGAGGATCCAGTCTCCATCCTGGCGACGAGATGAACGAGCATGAAAG GGAACCCGTGGAGGTGGATTCTGATCCGGATCAGGTAATCCGAGGTGCCGTTCAGGTTCTTCTTCCTGACCCTTCCATGCCGCCTGACCCATCAGGAAACtgggcggagacggcgagcgccAATGGCGGCGGCCGCTGCCAGGGAGAGAAATACATCACAATCAACGACGACGAACTCGAGGAATTTCTTGACAGACACGTTAAAGAACCAAAAGGGAATGTTGGACGTCTTGGAAGAGCCTTTCTCACCACGTATTATTGCAG GTGGCTAGCGTCAGGATGGATCCAGGCTCTCATCACGGTTGGCTTTGCTCTTGTTTGTGGCATCTCGATCTACGGCTTCACGCTGATTGAACCGGGTATTACTGTGGACGAAATCTGCCCGAAGGACTCATACCTGAGA GTTTTCTTCGACGTCCGATCGACCTACTTTAGCACCCTGGGTGAAGAAATCACGGTTTTCTTCGCAGATCCGGAGCGGTGGGAATCGAAGGCCGTACAGGACAAACTGATCGATGTTCACGAGTCGATTTACCTCTCGCATCATGCCGTTGCCGTTCACAATGGCATGTACGAGTTCCTCAAATACAAGCAGAACGAACTCGTCGACGGCGATAAAAGCGTTTTCACGAAGAC GATGCCGCACATGGAGAACACGAGCGTGCTGTACGGGTGGCTCGAAGAAACAAGGACGATTTTGAACGAGGCGCGGGATTTCTTCCACGGCCAGGCCTTCACGCCCCTCGCCATTCTCTGGGAGAGTGATCCACAAATTCTCGGCTGCACCATCTCAAATCTGTTCTATGCGCTCGTGGCAATCGTGCTG ATGACCGTTTTGCTGATTCCCAACTTCTTGTCCATGGTCATCGTGGCAGTCACGGTCTTCTTTGTGGATATGGCGCTCTTTGGGTTCATGGCCATCTGGGGCCTGCGACTCAACATGCTCACTATGGTGATTCTACTTCTTGCGATTG GTTACAGTGTGGACAGCACGACGCACGTTCTGAACGCTTTCACACACTGCTGCGGGCAGACACGGAGAGACCGAATGAAAGAGACGATGGTTTTGATGGGGAACGCCATTGCGAACGGCATGTTCTCGACGCTGcttgctgtcttcttcctgatGGGCTCAGACAAATTCGTTTTGGCGGTCTTCTTCAAAATGATGATATTG GTTCTCACATTTTCGTTCGGATTTGGCTTCATTTTCCTCCCCGTGGTGCTTCTTTACGCTGGCCCAATGCCCACGAATGAATCCATCGTTCAATTCGTCGACACTAGGGCCGTGAAGAAGACGTCTCGAGCGTCGCTGCGCGCGCTAGCTAACCGCACTGGTGGAGCTATCAACACCCGACGTCCGTCCGGCACCCCTGGAGGCTTCGCCAGCAGCCGCCTATCTTCTTTGATCGATCGTCGTCTGTATAACCGAAGAAGCGGCAACCCCGAATCGCCGTCTCCAGATCGCAACCAAGAATATCCAAACTGCCGTTTtgacagaggagaggaagcaaatACAGGCAACGCCGATTGCTCCCCTCACGCCCATCGATCTGCGTCGGCGCCACCCGCTACAGTGAACGCTGCTCTACGGGGATAA